Genomic segment of Candidatus Sericytochromatia bacterium:
GCGAGAGGTTCGTTCGTTGGAGAGCCCCAGAGCAGGATTGAACTGCCGACCTCACCCTTACCAAGGGTGTGCTCTACCACTGAGCTACCGGGGCGGGATGGTGGGAGGAGGTGGATTCGAACCACCGTAGGCAGAGCCGTCTGATTTACAGTCAGATCCCTTTGGCCACTCGGGCATCCTCCCATAGGATGCTTGGTTTTTCAACTGGTGGAGCCGGCGACAGGAATTGAACCCGCAACCGCCTGATTACAAATCAGGTGCTCTACCGATTGAGCTACGCCGGCATGCGTGAGAAGCATATCAGGCCAGCAGGAAGATCGTCAAATCCTCGTCCCCTCCCGATTCGGGTCTGGTATGATGCTGAACCGAAATGCACTTATTTTCCAGGCGAGCGAGGTGCGAATCGTGGCGGAGATCGAACTGCGCAACGTGGGCAAGCGATTCGGCGATCAGCGTATCGTCAACGACCTGTCCCTCCAGATTGCCGACCGAGAGTTTCTTGTCCTGGTGGGCGCCAGCGGCTGTGGAAAGTCAACCACCCTGCGCATGATCGCGGGGCTGGAAACGCCTGACGAGGGCGAGATCCGGATCGCGGGCAGACGCGTGAACGAGACGCCGCCGAAGGGCCGTGATGTGGCGATGGTGTTTCAGAGCTATGCGCTCTACCCCCATCTCAGCGTGTTTGATAATGTGGCTTTCAGTCTTCAGTTGCGCGGCATCGCCAAGGACACCATTCAGCAGAAGGTGCTCGCGGCAGCGGACTCTTTGGGGCTGAGGCCCCTCTTGGACCGAAAACCCAAGGCGCTGTCGGGCGGTCAGCGACAACGTGTGGCCTTGGCCCGGGCGATCGTGCGGGAACCTCAGGCCTTCCTGATGGACGAACCGTTGTCGAACCTGGATGCGAAATTGCGCACGCAGACGCGGGTAGAACTGAAGCGATTGCATCAGCGATTGCAGACCACGACCGTCTATGTCACCCACGACCAGACGGAGGCCATGACCATGGGCGACCGGATTGCCGTGATGAACGGGGGACAGTTGGCCCAGATTGATACCCCTGCCGCGATTTACGAAGCACCTGCCAACGTGTTCGTGGCCTGTTTCATCGGAAGCCCAAGTATGAATTTGCTGCGCGGCACCTGTGAAAGACGCGCCGACGACGCGGTGCTGTTTCAGTGGGGAGCGCAATCGCTGAGGTTACCGATCTCGGCCACCGAGGGTGAGCAGCGGGGCTTGTTCGGTGGACCCCGCTTGCTGGGGATTCGCCCCGAGGCGCTCACCGTGATGTCCGAGACCGAGGCCGTTGCATCCTCCTTGGAGGTCACCGTCGACGTGCTCGAACCTGCCGGTTCCCGCACCTACCTACACGGCTCCAGTGCAGGACAACCTCTGGTGGCGGATCTGGACTCGTTGGGGTTGCCCCGTCTGAAGAGCGGCGACCAACTGGCGCTCACTGTTCGCGCGGACCAGTTGCACGTGTTCGATGCCGACAGCGAACGGGCGTTGCTGCACACCGCCCGGGTCCACAGCGCAGTGCTGGTATGAGCGCCGTGCCGGTACGACCCCACCTTTCCATCACCTGTCTGCTGGCAACGGCCTTGACCCTCACCTCACTGGTGGCGTGTGACTCCGGAACCACGGCCAACAGCCTGGTGCTCTGGCACGCCTGGGGCGGGGCTGAGTTGAGTGCCCTGAGGACGCTGTCCGCCCGCTATCAGGCGCAATTTCCGGGGCGAGAAGTGCTGCTCCTGCAGGTTCCGTACGACAAGCTAAAAGACAAATACATCCGTTCAACCGCCGCCAACGGAGGCCCAGACCTGGTGATCGGCGACGCCGATTGGTCCGGGAAATTTGCCGCATCCGAACTGGCCCTGCGCATCGACAACTGGTTCTCCGAGGCCGAGCTGTCTCGTTTTCATCCCGGGGCACTGGCCGCGCTGAAACGGGGCGATCGCCTCTGCGCCATCCCAGAATCTCGCGAGACGGTGGCCCTCTACTACAACCGCCGTCACGTGACCAAGCCACCCACCACCGTGGAGGAATTGCTCGCGTTGAGCGCGGCGATCGGGCGCCAAAGCGCAGACAAGGT
This window contains:
- the ugpC gene encoding sn-glycerol-3-phosphate ABC transporter ATP-binding protein UgpC — protein: MAEIELRNVGKRFGDQRIVNDLSLQIADREFLVLVGASGCGKSTTLRMIAGLETPDEGEIRIAGRRVNETPPKGRDVAMVFQSYALYPHLSVFDNVAFSLQLRGIAKDTIQQKVLAAADSLGLRPLLDRKPKALSGGQRQRVALARAIVREPQAFLMDEPLSNLDAKLRTQTRVELKRLHQRLQTTTVYVTHDQTEAMTMGDRIAVMNGGQLAQIDTPAAIYEAPANVFVACFIGSPSMNLLRGTCERRADDAVLFQWGAQSLRLPISATEGEQRGLFGGPRLLGIRPEALTVMSETEAVASSLEVTVDVLEPAGSRTYLHGSSAGQPLVADLDSLGLPRLKSGDQLALTVRADQLHVFDADSERALLHTARVHSAVLV